Proteins encoded in a region of the Tetragenococcus koreensis genome:
- a CDS encoding type IV secretory system conjugative DNA transfer family protein yields the protein MQQNQSDPILLALDEFPRLVYMPAFTDAISTLRSRNVSVMILLQSLAQLDKIYQENGRKVIMDNMHYVVVHNALDNTSQKYFSERAGAKTAVIKSRNRGSGGATSYNPQSVPLIRPEDFATLKQPILYAYNLGVTRVDKAYWFKNNRMKSLVNQG from the coding sequence TTGCAACAGAACCAATCAGATCCTATCTTATTGGCTCTTGATGAATTCCCTAGACTCGTCTATATGCCAGCCTTTACTGACGCCATTTCAACTTTACGGTCGCGAAATGTTTCTGTGATGATATTACTTCAATCACTTGCCCAATTAGATAAAATTTACCAAGAAAACGGACGTAAAGTGATTATGGATAATATGCACTATGTAGTAGTTCACAATGCTTTAGACAATACTAGTCAAAAATATTTTTCAGAAAGAGCAGGAGCTAAAACCGCTGTCATTAAAAGTCGTAATCGTGGAAGCGGTGGAGCGACTTCTTATAACCCGCAATCCGTTCCACTGATTCGTCCTGAAGATTTTGCTACCCTCAAACAACCAATTTTATATGCTTACAATCTTGGCGTAACTAGAGTAGACAAAGCATATTGGTTTAAAAACAATCGTATGAAATCGCTTGTCAATCAAGGATAA
- a CDS encoding relaxase/mobilization nuclease domain-containing protein produces MATTHIKRSNSASRLINYAEKRAVLKDGVNLDVDYAKSELKQVREVYGNTGKTQAYASRIAFSPKEFDPQNETDQQKTLDIAKEVYEKTYPNQQIALYEHIDTDSLHIHAVIGAIDLETGKKMHGDWHEFRDRLVHNTDEIVEQHGLEVTQPDPNRTEKRSMAEIKMTERGQSTWKDQIRHSVDETMGNPLIRDFQAFRDDLKQKAIDVWERGKGLTYQLIGTNYKTRGTKLGTDYEKETIYHELERRQEQYQETNRDTSTPDTARPERNQSNPNRTTELSRNTDSATIDSQNSPRPATETNRTDQSRSQSSLSNDLDQLVAKQREEQQTVGTDLTKRLRPISETDRKSQSEDRRSAEKDKQQPEKQQRNLEKSQQPTRKERERDHGPSR; encoded by the coding sequence ATGGCAACAACTCACATAAAACGTTCAAATAGTGCTTCTCGGCTTATCAACTATGCAGAAAAACGTGCCGTATTAAAAGACGGGGTCAATCTTGATGTTGATTATGCGAAAAGTGAGTTAAAACAAGTACGTGAAGTTTACGGAAACACGGGAAAAACGCAAGCTTATGCAAGCCGTATTGCATTTAGTCCGAAAGAATTTGACCCACAAAATGAAACGGACCAGCAAAAAACATTAGATATTGCTAAAGAAGTTTATGAAAAAACTTATCCCAATCAGCAAATAGCGCTTTATGAACATATCGATACGGATTCTTTACACATTCATGCCGTCATTGGAGCAATCGACCTAGAAACAGGGAAAAAAATGCATGGCGATTGGCATGAATTTCGCGATAGACTAGTTCATAATACCGATGAAATTGTAGAACAGCACGGACTAGAAGTGACCCAACCTGACCCTAACCGTACAGAAAAACGTTCCATGGCAGAAATTAAAATGACAGAACGAGGGCAATCGACATGGAAAGACCAAATCAGGCATTCCGTTGATGAAACAATGGGAAATCCTCTTATTCGTGATTTTCAGGCATTTAGAGACGATTTAAAACAAAAAGCGATAGATGTATGGGAAAGAGGAAAAGGCCTCACATATCAGCTAATAGGGACGAATTACAAAACTCGAGGAACAAAGTTAGGCACCGATTATGAAAAGGAGACGATTTATCATGAGTTGGAGCGACGACAAGAACAATACCAAGAAACAAACCGAGATACCTCAACCCCAGATACAGCAAGACCTGAAAGAAATCAATCAAACCCTAACCGAACTACGGAACTATCAAGGAACACAGATTCAGCTACAATCGACAGCCAAAACAGCCCTAGACCAGCAACTGAAACAAATCGAACAGACCAGTCAAGAAGTCAATCAAGCCTTTCAAACGACCTTGACCAGCTTGTCGCAAAGCAACGAGAAGAACAACAAACAGTTGGAACAGACCTTACAAAACGCTTACGACCAATTTCAGAAACAGACCGAAAATCTCAATCAGAAGACCGTCGAAGTGCTGAAAAAGATAAACAGCAACCAGAAAAACAACAACGAAACCTTGAAAAATCTCAGCAACCAACTAGAAAAGAACGTGAACGAGACCATGGACCAAGTCGCTAA
- a CDS encoding plasmid mobilization protein: protein MSEQRNMASQTTNNKPNRKEQKQINFRVSEQEYSKLEQSAETLNISVPAFVKKKAQGARVVAPKIKAEDSQEIARQLAKIGGNLNQLAKHANQGGTVDKQSLQELKNEVAQVWQQLT, encoded by the coding sequence GTGAGCGAACAACGAAATATGGCTAGCCAGACAACCAACAATAAACCCAATCGAAAAGAACAGAAACAAATCAATTTTCGAGTGAGCGAACAGGAATATTCAAAGTTGGAGCAATCAGCGGAAACTTTGAATATTTCTGTGCCTGCTTTTGTCAAAAAGAAGGCACAAGGGGCTAGGGTAGTTGCACCCAAAATCAAAGCAGAAGATAGCCAAGAAATTGCCCGTCAATTAGCAAAAATAGGGGGCAATTTAAACCAGTTAGCCAAACATGCCAACCAAGGCGGAACAGTCGATAAGCAATCATTGCAAGAATTAAAAAATGAGGTGGCTCAAGTATGGCAACAACTCACATAA